TCGGGGGGGTGAATTTGGGGATAAATTGGGATAAATTGAGATAATGGCGGTGTTGGGTGGGTTATAAGGGGTTTAGGAGAAGCGGGGTGAGGATTGAGGAGCTGAGGGGGCGGTGGGTGCGCCCTGGGGGCCTCCCCCCGCCTGGGGCCTGCTCTGAGCCCCCAGGCCCGGGGGCGCCTCACCGGGACgggcccggggctgcccccccctcccctgctgcccccccccccacctcgcTGTTTCTCCTCTGTCCCTGCCCGCACAGGTCTGCTCGCAAGCCTCCGGGGCGATGCTGTGGGAGGCAGCCCCCTAGCCCCCGCCATGCCGTTCTCCGACTTCGTCGTGGCCCTGAAGGACAACCCCTACTTCGGGGCCGGCTTCGGGCTGGTGGGGGTGGGCACGGCCCTGGCCCTGGCGAGGAAAGGGGCTCAGTTCGGCCTGGTGGCCTTCAGGCGTCATTATATGATCACGCTGGAGGTGCCCAGCAAGGATAAGAGCTACCACTGGCTGCTGAACTGGATCTCACACCACGCCAAGCACACGCAGCACCTGAGCGTGGAGACGTCGTACCTGCAGCATGAGAGCGGGCGCGTCAGCACCAAGTTTGACTTTGTCCCCAGCCCCGGGAACCATTTCATCTGGTAAGGGGGAGcaaggggagaaggaaaagcaggttGGGGACTCGCCATCGTGGGCTCtgtcccccagccccgtccTCTTGCCCCAGGTATCAGAGGAAGTGGATTCGCATCGAGCGTAGCCGGGAGAAGCAGATGATCGACCTGCACACGGGAACCCCCTGGGAGTCTGTCACCTTCACGGCGCTGGGCACCGACCGGGAGATCTTCTTCAACATCCTGCAGGAAGGTCTGTAGGAGGCTTCCCGGAGGCGCTTCACGAGGgagcctgctccctgccagctctgccctcTGCCTCTCTCCGCAGCCCgggagctggctctgcagcagcaggaggggaggaCGATCATGTACACGGCCATGGGGGCGGAGTGGCGGCAGTTCGGCttcccccgccgccgccggcccctcAGCTCTGTGGTGCTGGAGGAAGGCGTGTCAGAGAGGCTGGTGCAGGACGTGAAGGAGTTCATCGACAACCCCAAGTGGTACAGCGAGAGAGGCAAGGCTCCCTTTGTGCCCGCTGCGGCTTCTTACCCTCTGCAGGCACGGCTGGGGGCTGCGAAGCCCCTTGGGACAGCTGCAGAGAGCCCTGCTGCTTCTTGCATCCCCTGTGTGTGCTCAGCCCGGCCCCGTGGCTCTGAGGTAGAGGGCTCGGAGCAACCCAGCAGGTTCCTAA
The sequence above is drawn from the Anas platyrhynchos isolate ZD024472 breed Pekin duck chromosome 7, IASCAAS_PekinDuck_T2T, whole genome shotgun sequence genome and encodes:
- the BCS1L gene encoding mitochondrial chaperone BCS1; protein product: MPFSDFVVALKDNPYFGAGFGLVGVGTALALARKGAQFGLVAFRRHYMITLEVPSKDKSYHWLLNWISHHAKHTQHLSVETSYLQHESGRVSTKFDFVPSPGNHFIWYQRKWIRIERSREKQMIDLHTGTPWESVTFTALGTDREIFFNILQEARELALQQQEGRTIMYTAMGAEWRQFGFPRRRRPLSSVVLEEGVSERLVQDVKEFIDNPKWYSERGIPYRRGYLLYGPPGCGKSSFITALAGELQYSICLLSLSDRSLSDDRLNHLLSVAPQQSIILLEDVDAAFVSRDLAAENPAVYQGMGRLTFSGLLNALDGVASTEARIVFMTTNYVDRLDPALVRPGRVDLKQYVGHCSPRQLARMFLRFYPQQPPAAAERFAQRALGVCEQLSAAQVQGHFMLYKEDPEGAVENVGSMLL